One window of Mucilaginibacter inviolabilis genomic DNA carries:
- a CDS encoding SusC/RagA family TonB-linked outer membrane protein, translating to MKLTCTLIIFFNFLILNSHAQTRVSINLQSADFRKLLSIIEHQSSYHFVYSERKVPVMKKVTIDVKDEEVIKVLDKILLNSGFAYTELANHLVVIAPTTEIINITKISGHVTGEKGEPLAGATVMVKGSTAGTPTGTDGFFSFEAPEHSILRVSYVGYQTKEAKVSGTTPCVIQLSVSNVLNEVVVTALGIKKDEKKVGYSVSTISGDLLDKAKETNIAYSLEGRVAGLSISGVNGGPGSSARILLRGVTSFGAASPLFIINGIPIDNTQRGTANEWGGADFGDGISNINPDDVESLTVLKGQSASALYGARAANGVILITTKSNKKSAGFGVEINSNYQLDKAVNTFDYQTVYGQGENGVRPQNIYGAISTGNLGWGEKLDGKPTIQFDGKYYPYSAVNDNITKFYRTGSSATNTVAFSGGGDNGGFRLSLSNLSNNSIVRSSGLSRKTVNLTANQNVSAKLSLNVVANYIQESSNLKPNLSDGPMNANNIQYLAANENQAALAPGTNADGSELRWNNDSYVTNPYFAVNKFINNISRQRLIAAIVTRYNFNNWLYAQARLGNDVLHDKRLTIIPTGTAYTPGGTGLIQEQSETQRSELNTDVLIGAKHDIIKNLLNFDISGGASIRKNSYEYTDLFGGPFIIPYFYSYENLSVKNSTYSYKSSETHSAYYTADFSIKKYLTINNTGRFDAYSTLPTGHQGIFTPSVSASLIFSELAHIPALDFGKFRVSYAQTSGEPSDTYITSQYYTINNPVNGVPTAGFSNTLPNLFLKPYTLTETEVGIDLKFLNGRLGFDAAFFHRRTRNEIIKGDLDISSGFTTRFIGTGSTQNNGIEIELNGTPFKTANFVWNPSFNFTYVQNKILQTDGTPQSANISFGTYRPLNATTALVKGLPGPQILANDYLRNANGQIIFDANGLPLAGPRVPMGSAVPKIYGGFNNSFTYKNLNLSFLIDYRYGNKILSATNYNSIFRGFNKLTLVGREGGVVGDGVTLTGTKNTISVPAENYYQVLAQRISALNVLDGSFIKLRQVTLGYTFSKGLLRNSPIEGITVSLVGRNLWTIMKHSDNIDPESGFSPDIKYAGIEGASLPPTHTYGINLNIKLKK from the coding sequence ATGAAATTAACTTGTACTTTAATTATATTTTTTAATTTTCTGATCTTAAATTCTCATGCCCAAACACGCGTAAGCATCAATCTGCAATCGGCCGATTTTCGTAAGCTACTATCAATAATTGAGCATCAAAGCAGTTATCATTTTGTTTATAGTGAGCGCAAAGTACCGGTGATGAAAAAAGTAACCATTGATGTAAAGGATGAAGAAGTTATAAAAGTATTAGATAAAATTTTACTCAATTCCGGCTTTGCGTACACCGAACTGGCTAATCACCTGGTTGTTATAGCACCAACTACTGAGATTATTAATATAACCAAGATAAGTGGTCATGTAACCGGTGAAAAAGGTGAACCATTAGCCGGCGCTACAGTCATGGTAAAGGGTTCAACAGCGGGCACCCCAACTGGAACAGATGGCTTTTTCTCATTTGAAGCGCCGGAGCATTCTATCCTAAGAGTAAGCTATGTGGGTTATCAGACAAAAGAAGCAAAAGTATCAGGAACTACTCCCTGCGTTATACAATTATCTGTTAGCAATGTACTTAACGAAGTGGTTGTAACCGCACTCGGTATAAAAAAGGACGAGAAGAAGGTTGGATATTCTGTGAGTACTATTAGTGGTGATTTGCTTGATAAAGCAAAAGAAACCAATATTGCCTATTCACTCGAAGGCCGGGTTGCCGGTTTAAGCATTAGCGGTGTAAACGGTGGACCTGGTTCATCAGCGCGTATATTATTAAGGGGGGTAACCAGTTTCGGCGCTGCATCACCGCTGTTCATCATCAATGGTATACCTATTGATAATACACAAAGAGGTACAGCTAATGAATGGGGAGGCGCTGATTTTGGTGATGGCATAAGCAATATCAACCCAGACGATGTGGAGAGCTTGACCGTTTTAAAGGGGCAATCCGCTTCTGCGCTATATGGAGCCAGAGCCGCCAACGGTGTTATTTTGATCACAACAAAAAGCAATAAAAAAAGTGCTGGCTTTGGGGTTGAAATAAACAGTAATTATCAATTAGATAAAGCAGTTAATACCTTTGATTATCAAACTGTTTATGGACAAGGGGAGAACGGTGTTCGACCACAAAATATATATGGTGCCATATCAACAGGCAATTTAGGTTGGGGCGAAAAGCTTGACGGTAAACCAACCATTCAATTTGATGGCAAATATTATCCATACTCTGCTGTAAATGATAATATCACTAAGTTTTATCGAACTGGTTCATCCGCCACAAATACCGTAGCTTTTAGTGGTGGAGGTGACAACGGAGGATTCAGACTTTCGCTCTCCAATCTTAGTAATAACTCTATTGTGCGTAGTAGTGGTTTATCGCGAAAAACAGTTAATCTTACTGCCAATCAAAACGTATCTGCTAAACTCAGCTTAAATGTAGTGGCCAATTATATTCAGGAATCATCAAACCTTAAACCAAATTTAAGTGATGGACCGATGAATGCCAATAATATACAATACCTTGCTGCTAATGAAAATCAGGCTGCTCTGGCTCCGGGCACCAACGCAGATGGCTCAGAACTACGTTGGAATAACGACTCATACGTAACCAATCCTTACTTCGCCGTAAATAAATTTATCAACAACATCAGCCGTCAGCGACTTATTGCTGCTATTGTTACCAGGTATAATTTTAATAACTGGCTGTATGCACAGGCAAGACTGGGCAATGATGTTTTGCATGATAAAAGACTGACTATTATACCTACCGGCACTGCTTATACACCGGGAGGTACGGGTTTGATTCAGGAACAGTCAGAAACACAGAGATCTGAACTAAACACGGATGTGTTAATAGGCGCAAAACACGATATAATAAAGAATCTACTTAATTTTGATATATCAGGAGGAGCGAGTATACGTAAAAACAGTTATGAATATACTGATCTTTTCGGTGGGCCTTTCATCATTCCTTATTTTTACAGTTATGAGAATCTAAGTGTAAAAAACAGCACTTACAGTTATAAAAGCAGCGAAACACATTCAGCTTATTATACTGCCGATTTTTCGATCAAAAAATATCTGACAATTAATAATACGGGGAGGTTTGATGCTTACTCCACCCTACCCACAGGGCATCAGGGCATATTTACGCCATCTGTATCAGCCAGTCTTATATTTTCTGAGCTTGCACATATACCAGCACTCGATTTTGGGAAGTTTCGTGTTTCTTACGCGCAAACCAGTGGAGAACCTTCAGATACTTACATCACCTCTCAATATTATACCATTAACAACCCTGTTAACGGCGTTCCTACGGCTGGTTTTTCTAATACTCTGCCTAATTTATTTTTAAAGCCTTATACTTTAACCGAGACCGAAGTTGGTATTGATCTCAAATTTCTCAATGGCCGCTTAGGTTTCGATGCCGCTTTTTTTCATCGAAGAACAAGGAATGAAATCATTAAAGGTGATCTGGATATATCATCGGGATTTACGACACGATTTATTGGTACAGGATCAACTCAAAATAATGGTATCGAGATTGAATTAAATGGAACCCCTTTTAAAACAGCCAATTTTGTATGGAACCCTTCTTTTAATTTTACTTATGTACAGAATAAAATACTCCAAACAGATGGAACCCCTCAATCGGCAAATATCAGCTTCGGAACTTACAGGCCATTAAATGCTACTACTGCATTAGTTAAAGGTTTACCAGGTCCACAGATCCTGGCAAATGATTACCTGCGAAATGCTAATGGACAGATCATATTCGATGCCAATGGTTTACCTTTAGCAGGGCCACGGGTACCAATGGGTAGTGCAGTACCCAAAATTTATGGTGGCTTTAACAATAGTTTTACTTATAAAAATCTAAATCTTTCCTTTTTGATCGATTACCGATACGGGAACAAAATTTTATCAGCCACCAATTATAACAGTATTTTCAGAGGATTTAATAAACTAACTCTTGTTGGCCGTGAAGGCGGGGTTGTTGGTGATGGCGTAACATTAACAGGAACTAAAAACACCATATCTGTACCGGCAGAAAATTATTATCAGGTATTAGCCCAAAGAATATCGGCGCTTAATGTTCTGGATGGTAGTTTTATTAAACTAAGGCAGGTTACTCTCGGATATACTTTTTCAAAAGGTCTATTAAGAAATTCTCCAATTGAAGGTATAACCGTATCTTTAGTGGGTCGTAACCTGTGGACAATTATGAAACATTCAGACAATATCGACCCTGAATCTGGCTTCTCGCCCGATATCAAATATGCAGGTATTGAAGGTGCAAGCTTACCTCCTACTCATACATATGGAATTAACCTTAATATTAAACTTAAAAAGTAA
- a CDS encoding glycoside hydrolase family 3 N-terminal domain-containing protein: MAPTIKNLLKSLATMMAILFISTVTQAQQKLFYKDHSQSIEIRVKDLLSRLTLEEKISLLGYRSQAVPRLGIPAYNWWNEALHGVARAGEATIFPQAIGMSATFNDDLLKEVSTVISTEARAKYNLAIAQDRHLQYMGLTFWTPNINIFRDPRWGRGQETYGEDPFLTGRMGSAFVKGLQGDDPRYLKASATAKHFAVHSGPEAERDHFDAKVDEKDLRETYLYAFHELVDAGVESVMSAYNRVNGVPNSINKVLLTDILRKEWGFKGHVVTDCGALDDVYLTHKTLPTAVEVAAAALKAGVNLDCSSILQNDGMKAIQQKLLTEKDVDLALSAILRTEFKLGFYDDQALNPYHGYGADSIHNTQHIALARKVAQQSMVLLKNDKNILPLNKASVSSIMVVGPNAASLDAMVANYHGTSSKVINFVEGITAAVSKSTRVEYDLGCDYKDTTHFGGTWAAGNADVTIAVIGLSPVLEGEAGDAFLSNSGGDKKDLNLPASEIAFIKALRKGVKTKPIIAVITAGSDVDVSAIEPYVDAVIFAWYPGEQGGNALADIVFGDVSPSGHLPLTFYKDISNVPDYQDYNMKGRTYRYYNGPVQYPFGFGLSYTSFAYILDSKPKTQYKKTDTVSVTVKVQNTGKINGDEVVQAYIEYPKLDRMPIKELKSFKRISLAKGSEGSLTLKIPVQDLQKWDMATHQWKIYSGKYKLVLGSNSADEKASVDFTITK; encoded by the coding sequence ATGGCTCCAACCATAAAGAATCTCCTCAAATCGTTAGCCACCATGATGGCGATATTGTTCATTAGTACTGTTACACAAGCACAACAAAAACTTTTTTATAAAGACCATTCGCAATCGATTGAAATAAGAGTAAAGGATCTTTTATCAAGACTTACTCTGGAAGAGAAAATATCCCTTTTAGGTTACCGCAGCCAGGCTGTACCCCGCTTAGGTATACCGGCATATAACTGGTGGAACGAAGCCTTGCATGGTGTAGCCCGCGCCGGAGAAGCTACTATATTTCCCCAGGCCATAGGTATGTCTGCAACATTCAATGACGATCTTTTGAAGGAAGTTTCAACAGTTATATCAACAGAAGCTCGTGCCAAATATAACCTGGCTATAGCACAAGACAGGCATTTGCAATACATGGGACTAACCTTCTGGACGCCCAATATTAATATTTTCCGCGATCCGCGCTGGGGCCGTGGGCAGGAAACTTATGGCGAAGATCCATTTTTAACCGGACGTATGGGCTCAGCATTTGTTAAAGGGCTCCAGGGTGATGATCCACGTTACTTAAAAGCTTCTGCAACCGCCAAACATTTCGCTGTTCATAGCGGTCCGGAAGCGGAACGTGATCACTTTGATGCCAAAGTGGATGAAAAAGACCTGCGCGAAACCTACTTATATGCTTTTCACGAATTGGTGGATGCCGGCGTCGAATCAGTGATGAGCGCCTATAATCGGGTAAACGGTGTGCCTAATTCCATTAACAAAGTATTACTTACCGATATTTTACGCAAAGAATGGGGATTTAAGGGACATGTTGTTACCGATTGCGGGGCACTTGATGATGTTTACCTAACCCATAAAACTTTACCAACAGCCGTTGAGGTTGCCGCAGCAGCCTTAAAAGCCGGCGTAAATTTAGACTGTTCATCCATTTTACAAAATGATGGAATGAAAGCCATCCAACAAAAATTATTGACAGAAAAAGATGTGGACCTGGCATTAAGCGCCATTTTACGCACCGAGTTTAAACTTGGTTTTTATGACGATCAAGCCCTCAACCCTTATCATGGTTATGGAGCAGACAGCATTCATAATACGCAACATATAGCCCTTGCCCGTAAAGTAGCCCAACAAAGCATGGTGTTACTTAAAAACGATAAAAATATTTTACCATTAAATAAGGCTAGTGTATCCAGCATTATGGTTGTAGGCCCTAATGCAGCATCTCTTGATGCTATGGTAGCTAACTATCATGGCACAAGTAGTAAAGTCATAAACTTTGTTGAAGGTATCACCGCTGCGGTTAGTAAATCGACAAGGGTTGAATACGATCTGGGCTGTGATTATAAGGATACCACTCATTTTGGAGGCACCTGGGCCGCAGGAAATGCCGATGTTACCATAGCGGTAATCGGATTATCACCTGTATTGGAAGGTGAAGCCGGCGACGCGTTTTTATCAAACAGCGGCGGTGATAAAAAGGATCTTAATTTACCAGCCAGCGAAATCGCATTTATAAAAGCGTTAAGAAAAGGTGTTAAAACTAAACCAATCATCGCTGTGATTACAGCTGGTAGTGATGTAGATGTTTCGGCTATTGAACCATATGTCGATGCGGTTATATTTGCCTGGTATCCCGGTGAACAAGGTGGTAATGCTTTAGCCGATATTGTATTTGGCGATGTTTCTCCTTCGGGACATTTACCGCTCACATTTTATAAAGACATAAGCAACGTACCAGATTATCAGGATTACAATATGAAAGGCCGTACCTATAGATATTACAACGGCCCGGTTCAATATCCATTTGGATTTGGTTTAAGCTATACTTCGTTTGCTTACATTCTTGACAGTAAGCCCAAAACTCAATATAAAAAGACAGACACTGTATCCGTAACAGTTAAAGTACAAAATACAGGTAAAATAAATGGGGATGAAGTTGTTCAGGCTTACATTGAATATCCAAAACTTGACAGGATGCCCATTAAAGAGCTAAAAAGCTTTAAGCGTATTAGTCTGGCGAAAGGCAGTGAGGGATCGCTTACATTAAAAATACCTGTTCAGGACCTGCAAAAATGGGATATGGCTACCCATCAATGGAAAATATACTCCGGTAAGTATAAATTAGTACTTGGCAGTAATTCTGCTGATGAAAAAGCAAGCGTTGATTTTACTATAACTAAATAA
- a CDS encoding MgtC/SapB family protein, whose translation MINTYDMLLRLLVAALLGSIIGWERERRQWTAGLRTHMMVGLGSALVMLVSTYGFNDVVGKPGIALDPSRVAAQVVSGIGFLGAGTIFFLRNEIVKGLTTAAGLWTVAAIGLAVGGGLYIEAVSTTFIALIILAVFKPFENRFFKKNRYRNIRMTLEQKQVDFEAIEAVLKTNNIPFREISLLSGDGNDEIKITIQKQFNQQETVLTVIAELKKIKGVNGVDFLS comes from the coding sequence ATGATCAATACATATGATATGCTCTTACGGCTGTTAGTAGCCGCGTTATTGGGTAGTATAATTGGATGGGAGCGGGAACGCAGGCAATGGACGGCAGGTTTACGAACCCATATGATGGTAGGCCTTGGTTCGGCGCTTGTTATGCTGGTTTCTACCTATGGCTTTAATGATGTAGTGGGTAAACCCGGCATCGCGCTTGATCCTTCACGTGTAGCTGCTCAGGTAGTGAGTGGTATCGGCTTTCTTGGGGCCGGAACTATATTTTTTCTGCGTAACGAGATTGTAAAAGGCTTAACCACTGCAGCAGGTCTTTGGACGGTAGCCGCTATTGGCTTGGCAGTCGGCGGTGGTTTATATATAGAAGCGGTGAGTACCACGTTTATTGCATTGATTATTCTCGCTGTATTTAAGCCTTTTGAAAATAGATTTTTCAAGAAAAACAGGTATCGTAATATTAGAATGACCTTAGAGCAGAAACAGGTAGATTTTGAAGCGATAGAAGCGGTTTTGAAAACAAATAATATTCCATTCAGGGAAATCAGTTTGCTTTCTGGTGATGGAAATGATGAGATCAAGATCACGATACAAAAACAATTCAATCAGCAGGAAACTGTGCTGACGGTGATTGCTGAACTGAAGAAGATAAAAGGAGTAAATGGAGTTGACTTTTTAAGCTGA
- a CDS encoding uracil-DNA glycosylase family protein, with translation MLIDPGYQLEPGFYFLYRFFLNKLALNMSTFADRIIAFNQQLDFAGILPPGISIMNPFKENGPALQVSTRFYRKYYNDEHPRHLILGINPGRFGSGMTGVSFTDPKRMIAQCQIPFEGQITHEPSSEYVYDMINAFGGIPEFYSQFYIHSVCPLGFTITGSNGKETNYNYYDTPGLQKAVYPFIVENIQKQIDIGFETDVCFCFGTGKNEAFLRKLNDEKRFFKQVIALEHPRYIMQYKAKSKQDYIDKYIREFNKVLL, from the coding sequence ATGCTGATAGATCCCGGTTACCAATTGGAGCCGGGATTTTATTTTTTGTATCGGTTCTTTTTGAATAAGTTAGCACTCAATATGAGTACCTTTGCCGATAGAATAATAGCCTTTAACCAACAGCTTGACTTTGCCGGAATATTACCGCCCGGTATCAGCATTATGAACCCGTTTAAAGAAAACGGGCCTGCCCTGCAGGTTTCTACCCGGTTTTACCGAAAGTATTATAATGATGAGCATCCCAGGCATTTAATATTAGGGATTAATCCGGGTAGGTTTGGCTCTGGTATGACGGGAGTATCGTTTACCGATCCCAAAAGAATGATTGCTCAATGTCAGATACCTTTTGAAGGTCAAATAACACATGAGCCATCCTCAGAGTATGTTTATGATATGATCAATGCATTTGGCGGCATACCGGAGTTTTACAGTCAGTTTTATATCCATTCAGTTTGCCCGCTGGGTTTTACTATTACAGGCAGCAACGGAAAGGAAACGAATTATAACTATTACGATACACCCGGATTACAAAAAGCGGTATATCCATTTATTGTAGAAAACATACAGAAACAAATAGACATAGGATTTGAAACAGATGTTTGTTTTTGCTTTGGAACGGGTAAAAATGAAGCTTTTTTACGAAAGCTAAACGATGAGAAACGCTTTTTTAAACAAGTCATCGCGCTGGAACATCCCCGGTATATTATGCAGTATAAGGCAAAATCAAAACAAGATTATATTGATAAATATATCAGGGAGTTTAACAAAGTTCTTTTGTAA
- a CDS encoding carboxylesterase/lipase family protein, which produces MKKTLIAVWLLTQIVSVKVLAQTGNQVTTQNGVVEGTREAGSPILIFKGIPYAQPPVGDLRWKEPQPAQNWQGVLKADHFGNNPMQKPIFGDMGFRSAGMSEDCLYLNVWTPAKTGKEKLPVLVYFYGGGLAAGDGSEPRYDGESMAKKGIVALTVNYRLGIFGFFAHPELTKESPNHSSGNYGYLDQHAALLWVQKNIAAFGGDPKRVTIAGESAGSISVSVQMASPLSKGLIAGAIGESGAGIKPTLYPVPLAEGEQKGTTFASRMKVNSLAELRALPAKQLLDSVFSAGASVTSATIDGYLLPKSLPEIFEAGEQAHVPLLVGWNSAEVPYQFLLRGDSPTLENYTKVIKQLYGDRAEEVLKLYPASSNDEVIRSATALSSDRFIVYSTWKWADLQVKTGGKPVYRYEFARVRPAMTAQMGNATPGLAGGVVKGDASKAAAPKPLTVGAPHASEIEYAMGNLASNKVYAWTPEDYKVSTTMENYFANFIKTGNPNGNSQPKWEAIKDNDHVKFMTIDVVSQLKTEVNRSRYLFLDKEYMK; this is translated from the coding sequence ATGAAAAAAACACTAATAGCAGTATGGCTGCTTACACAGATTGTTAGCGTAAAAGTGTTAGCACAAACAGGCAATCAGGTAACCACACAGAATGGGGTAGTGGAGGGTACAAGAGAAGCAGGTTCACCAATTTTGATATTTAAGGGAATTCCCTACGCCCAGCCGCCGGTAGGTGATCTGCGATGGAAAGAACCCCAACCGGCTCAAAACTGGCAAGGCGTATTAAAGGCCGATCATTTTGGAAACAATCCTATGCAGAAACCAATATTTGGTGATATGGGCTTCCGGTCAGCTGGTATGAGTGAAGATTGTTTGTACCTGAATGTTTGGACACCGGCTAAAACCGGCAAAGAAAAACTTCCGGTGTTGGTTTATTTTTATGGGGGTGGATTGGCTGCTGGTGATGGATCTGAGCCACGTTATGACGGGGAAAGCATGGCTAAGAAAGGTATTGTAGCACTTACTGTAAATTACAGGTTAGGCATATTTGGTTTTTTTGCCCACCCGGAACTTACCAAAGAATCACCTAACCATTCGTCGGGTAATTACGGGTATCTTGATCAGCATGCAGCTTTATTGTGGGTGCAAAAAAATATCGCGGCATTTGGCGGCGATCCTAAACGGGTTACCATTGCCGGTGAATCAGCGGGCTCTATTTCGGTATCGGTACAAATGGCTTCTCCTTTATCCAAAGGCCTGATAGCGGGCGCTATTGGCGAAAGCGGGGCAGGCATTAAACCTACGCTTTATCCCGTGCCATTGGCCGAGGGTGAACAAAAAGGTACAACTTTTGCCTCCCGCATGAAAGTGAATTCATTGGCTGAATTAAGGGCTTTACCAGCTAAACAATTACTTGATTCTGTTTTTTCAGCCGGAGCATCGGTAACATCAGCTACTATTGACGGCTACTTGTTGCCCAAGTCATTACCCGAAATTTTTGAGGCTGGCGAACAGGCTCATGTACCTTTGCTGGTAGGATGGAACTCTGCAGAGGTTCCGTATCAATTTTTGTTAAGAGGCGATTCACCAACTCTTGAAAATTATACCAAAGTAATAAAACAACTTTATGGCGACCGTGCCGAAGAGGTATTAAAATTATATCCGGCATCTTCAAACGATGAAGTGATCCGGTCGGCAACGGCGTTATCCAGCGATCGCTTTATAGTTTACAGCACCTGGAAATGGGCTGATTTACAAGTAAAAACAGGAGGTAAGCCAGTATATCGTTATGAATTTGCCCGTGTACGACCTGCTATGACAGCTCAAATGGGTAATGCAACACCTGGTTTGGCCGGTGGTGTGGTAAAAGGTGATGCCTCCAAAGCGGCAGCCCCTAAACCTTTGACTGTAGGAGCTCCTCATGCTTCAGAAATTGAATATGCAATGGGCAACCTAGCCAGTAATAAAGTTTATGCATGGACACCTGAGGACTATAAAGTATCCACCACCATGGAAAACTATTTTGCCAATTTTATAAAAACGGGTAACCCGAATGGTAATAGTCAGCCGAAATGGGAAGCCATTAAAGATAATGATCATGTGAAATTTATGACTATCGATGTTGTAAGTCAACTCAAAACAGAGGTGAATCGTTCACGTTACCTGTTCCTGGACAAAGAGTATATGAAATAA
- a CDS encoding NUDIX hydrolase has product MDNEFIKQETNVTGEGFLPGLAIDTVIFGFHDDKLKVLILSYKDTSLYALPGGFVHTDEDVNEAARRVLFSRTGLTNIFLDQFYVFGDKSRYDSTPLKTIMKARGLTPPEDHWLLKRFVSVGYYALVDFTKVIPTPDSISDSCDWFSLDKLPALMQDHQQIINKALQTLQANLDHKLIGFNLLSDNFTMGDLQRLYETILDKKLIRAAFHRKMLGLGILERIAKKWTGGAHKAPYLYRFIARD; this is encoded by the coding sequence ATGGACAACGAGTTTATAAAGCAGGAAACTAATGTTACCGGCGAAGGCTTCTTACCGGGTTTAGCTATTGATACGGTTATTTTTGGCTTCCATGACGATAAACTTAAAGTCCTGATCCTTAGCTACAAGGACACTAGCTTATATGCGCTTCCGGGTGGCTTTGTACACACTGATGAAGATGTTAATGAAGCTGCCCGCCGTGTTTTGTTTAGTCGTACAGGGTTAACCAATATATTTCTTGACCAGTTTTATGTATTTGGTGACAAAAGCCGGTATGATAGTACACCGCTTAAAACTATCATGAAAGCTCGTGGCCTCACACCTCCCGAAGATCATTGGTTGTTAAAACGCTTTGTATCTGTTGGCTACTATGCCCTTGTCGATTTTACAAAAGTTATTCCAACCCCGGATAGTATATCCGATAGTTGCGATTGGTTTAGTTTAGATAAGCTGCCTGCCTTAATGCAGGATCATCAGCAAATCATTAATAAGGCTCTACAGACCCTGCAAGCTAATCTTGATCATAAACTTATCGGCTTTAATCTGCTGTCGGATAACTTTACCATGGGCGATTTGCAACGTCTTTATGAAACTATTTTAGATAAAAAACTAATCCGTGCCGCCTTTCATCGTAAAATGCTTGGTTTAGGTATACTGGAACGGATAGCCAAAAAATGGACAGGTGGAGCGCACAAAGCGCCTTATCTATATCGGTTTATTGCCCGGGATTAG
- a CDS encoding VOC family protein — MITINPYLNFAGNTEEAFNFYKSVFGGEFAVVMRYKDTFEAKNTADADKDKLMHIALPIGNGNMLMGTDVLDQMAEDLVQSNSFYICMNGETPEQTEKLFNALAAGGKIVYPFDKAPWGGYFGQLVDQFGIQWMADSMSTINPYLNFAGNTEEAFNFYISVFGGDFFMLIRFKDSPEADHTSKQDLDKLMHISLPIGGNVLMATDAIGKMGEGLERGNNCHLTINGGGVEETRALFNALAAGGGTVVYPFEIAPWDGSYFGMLTDQFGVQWMADAANKQG; from the coding sequence ATGATAACAATTAACCCTTATTTGAATTTTGCCGGTAATACCGAAGAGGCGTTTAACTTTTACAAATCTGTTTTTGGAGGCGAGTTTGCAGTTGTAATGCGCTACAAAGACACTTTTGAAGCAAAAAATACAGCCGATGCGGACAAAGATAAGCTCATGCACATAGCCCTGCCCATAGGTAATGGAAATATGCTGATGGGTACTGATGTTTTAGACCAAATGGCCGAAGATTTAGTTCAAAGCAACAGTTTTTACATCTGCATGAATGGCGAAACGCCAGAACAAACAGAAAAGCTATTTAATGCGCTTGCTGCTGGTGGCAAAATTGTATATCCTTTTGATAAAGCGCCGTGGGGTGGTTATTTCGGTCAGTTGGTAGACCAGTTTGGCATTCAATGGATGGCAGATTCCATGTCAACCATTAACCCTTACCTGAATTTTGCTGGTAATACTGAAGAAGCTTTCAATTTCTATATATCTGTTTTTGGTGGTGATTTTTTCATGTTAATCCGGTTCAAGGATAGCCCCGAGGCCGATCACACTTCTAAACAGGACCTGGATAAACTAATGCATATATCATTACCAATCGGCGGAAATGTGTTGATGGCAACAGACGCCATAGGTAAAATGGGAGAAGGTTTAGAGCGCGGCAATAATTGTCACCTTACTATTAATGGAGGCGGCGTAGAAGAAACAAGAGCATTATTTAATGCACTGGCAGCCGGTGGAGGAACAGTTGTATATCCATTTGAGATAGCACCCTGGGATGGCAGTTATTTTGGTATGTTAACCGATCAGTTCGGTGTTCAATGGATGGCTGACGCCGCCAACAAACAAGGGTAA
- a CDS encoding VOC family protein yields MLEYNSAFSGFSVNDLPKAKEFYGNILGLNIYEDKEMPNLLNLQLSEGNIILIYPKPNHQPATFTILNFTVNNVDKTVDELTNRGVKFIVYNDENFKTNEKGILKGDHRGPTIAWFNDPAGNILSIIEKP; encoded by the coding sequence ATGTTAGAATATAATAGCGCATTTAGTGGTTTTTCAGTGAATGATTTACCCAAGGCAAAAGAATTTTATGGCAACATATTAGGTCTGAACATTTATGAGGACAAGGAAATGCCTAACTTGTTAAATCTGCAATTAAGTGAGGGGAATATTATTCTGATCTACCCCAAGCCAAATCATCAGCCCGCTACCTTCACCATACTTAATTTCACCGTAAATAACGTTGACAAAACAGTTGATGAACTAACAAACAGAGGTGTAAAGTTTATAGTTTATAACGATGAAAATTTTAAAACCAACGAAAAGGGCATCTTAAAAGGCGATCATCGTGGGCCGACTATAGCCTGGTTTAATGACCCCGCTGGCAATATTTTGTCGATTATTGAGAAGCCTTGA